From the genome of Brassica oleracea var. oleracea cultivar TO1000 chromosome C4, BOL, whole genome shotgun sequence:
AAAAAAAAAAAAAAAAGGTAAGTAGTTCTGTCAGTTGCTCTGAAACCTATAGTGCATTACTGTTTTGTGGCTCATTCCCCAAAACACACAAGTTGCTCTATAGTTCTCTCTCATCTCTTTTTTAGTCTTCTGTATTTTCTTTTCTTTCTCGTCTACTTTTCTAACTAGTTTTTATTTTCTCTCATAATTTTCTTTCCTCTCCTCCCACCTATTAACAATATTTTATGTTTTTACTAAAGGATTCAAATTAGATTTTATTGTTTTCATTGTTTTTTTTTGGGTTTAATTATTCTTCTTAAATAATTGATATTTTATCTTCTTGGATTTGGTCCTTAGATTTGTGCTCAAATCAGAGTTGAGATGTGTTTTGCGGCGTTGGTGAAAATTGTGTCGGATTGAAGAAGTACTTTCCAAGATTTGAAAGTTGCTAAACAGCGACAATTTTTTGAGTTGGGTCATGATGAATTCTTGAAGTTGTTGTCCAAATTGGGTAACTTCTATGTTAAATTTTTTATATCGATTATCTGATATTATTTAAATTTCAACGAATTTTCTATTTTATTTCATTGCTTAAGATACATGTTTTGTTAGTTGTTATAAAATAGTACCACAAATTTTAAACAGGTAGGAAATTGTCAAATTTTTAATTTACATAATTTGTTAATTGATACATTGTTGGAGACATAATTTATTAGTAGATATTTGATTTATTATTTGATACATATTTTGTTAACTGATACACGACTTATGACCAAAAAATGAGTATTAACTAATATATATATGTTATTGATTCTTTTAACATGAGACAAATAATTATAACTTGTTAACAAAACATTTAGTTCTTACATGATTTCTTGGATGTTACATGGTTGAGATACATGACATGTTAACTGATACATTGCTATGTTTACATGGTATATTAATTGATGAGTTATTTATTATCCAATACATGATTTTTACTCTGATATATATATTTTTAAACCAAAAATTGAACATTAACGATTATGTATGTTATTGATTATTTTAACTTGAGCATTGTTGTGTTGTAGGTTGATTGTGGCGAGCATAAGAGCCTCTGCACTATATATGATGCTAGTGGATATCCCACCACTAAGTGGTTTCCGAGGAGTTTGGGTGATTCATCATTGTAAACCAGATGTTAGCTTGGATGATATCTTATGGATATTAAACGCTTTTTGATTGTCCCAAACACGATTATGGGTGGGAGAACCAGGTAGAAGATGATTGCGTTGATGATATGGGGAACTTGCCTTCAGCTTCTGGTAGATAGTTTTGTAACCAGGACGGACTCAACAGATGCTTCAGAGTCATACATTATAGATTGTCGTTAACTATAAAATGTTGTCCTTCCTTTTTTCGTTTTCTCGTTTAACAATATGTATTATGGTTAACTATAAAGTTTTCGTCTAACATTTTTCTTATCAGTTAACATTGATGGATGTGCTTATTACAAAACTCTTACATACTAATGTTATAGTTAATTAGCAAATTTAGACGATGATATAATTTATAACATCTAATAGTAGGACTGTAAACATCATATGGAGATGAGTTAGTCGTATTGTTTATTATTTTTCTATGGTTGTCTTGGAAAGATATAATTTATCCTAATAACTTTCATATTGTTAATTATATTGTTAGTCATACTGTTATGGATTTCTCTCCATTACTTTTCCTCCATGGCCTTTAATTTTTTTTAAAATAATATGGTTGTATATATTGAAAAAACATATGGCTAGCAACTTTCATCTGCAAACCTCAGCTAAGCTATAAGCTACTTTTCAGACCTTTGTCCCCTGACGTAACACACCAACTGGCTCCTTGTACGATGGATTAGGGGTAATATCGTCCTCTTGCGCGTCAAATGTTATTTCCTTATGCATTTATGTCTTGTCTTGTGTAGTTTTCACTGATTTCATCTCTTTCTAAGAGTATTTCTCTAATTGTCTCTTAAGTTTTCCTTTGACACAGCAAGAGTAGTGAGTTGTTTAGCCTTAACAGAAAAATAGAGAACAATGTGTATCTCATCATCATAGTACCTCAATTTTAAATTTGGAGTTTTTTGTGTATTTAAACTCACCTCTTGATGAGACAGGCAAACAACCTTCCATGTAGGCCTGGGACGGATCCGGATATCCGAGAAATTCAGGGTATCCGGATTCGGATCCGTCGGATCTATGAATTTTATCTGGATTTCGGATATCCGTCTTGATATCTTATTACCCGTGGATATCTGGATCCGGATCCGGATCCGTAAAAATAATTAAAAATAATATTTTTTAAAAAATAATATTTTTTTAATATAATACATAAATTAAATATTTATAAATATATTTATATATGTCTATAATATTGTAAAAAGTAAAATATAATATTATAAGATTAATTCATGTATAAATATTAATGAAATTTTAAAATTTAATGTGTTTTTAAAATACGGATCCGAATCTGGATATCCAGACCTAAAAACTAAGATATCCGGATTCGGATTCGGTTTGAACGGATCCAAGATTTTACTATCCGGATTCGGATCCGGACACTCCGGATATCCTATTTTCAGAGCGGATCTTGGATCGAATCCGGATCTCGGATAATAAGGCGTACTCCCATGAGCATTTTCAAATGGCCCAGTTTCTTACACCAGCCTCACCGGTCAGTTCATTTACTTTATTATGTGTGTGGAGGCAATGGAAGGTGAATAACCCTTGCTTGCTGTAGAAGCCAGTGGCTGATGAGGTCGGTATCCTAAGTTGAGCATATTATTAAGTTTTTCCAAATATATTATATCAACTGTAATATCTGTTCATCTATCAAAATACTAATATTCATGTAACTCTTTTATTTGAAAGCAAGGAGAACAACAAATTTGATTCAGTTTTGATAAAAAGAAACTATTGTAGCACGTGAATAAATAATGGTGTTGAATTTTCAAAAAGAAAATATTTGTTAAAAATCATTTTACACAGTTAAGTGCGGTTTTTTGTAAAACCACAGCTATTTTGGCTACTGAACTACGTTAATGGATCCTATTTGTAATGTCTCTCAAACCATGTAAAACAAGCCCTTTGGGCTTAGTGAAAAAAAAAAAGAACTACGTAATGCGTTTTTAAAAGAATTACTTTTTGTTTTTTTTTTCCGTACACCGCGCTTTTCAAGTGATATGCATATAATTGGTGACACTTGCTCAATTAAGCATTTCCGCACCACGGTTACCTATCACTACCTTACTATTAGATTATTACTGGTCTATCAGCGTTTGGTTTGCATTACCAATTTTTACATGCTATTTCTTTTCTCGATTCCGAAAACATGCAAAGAGTACCATATAGATTTGTTTCATACAATACTTGTTTTACATATCTTCACGTCGTTTTATCATTATCTTCCGATGTCTCTTTCACACTACTTATTTACACACTCACCGAGTCACCGTTCAGAATCTAAATAAAGACAACGAACTTATCTACGTAAAACGCTAAAGAGGGTGACTAAAAAAACAAGAAAATGTGTGGAACATAACAATTAAGTTCTAACGTGTAGAAAAGGGTGGCCCCCCTGTGGAACCCGCCGCAGATTAGACTTTGACTTATCAACTCTCTAGTCAATAACAGACTCGCTACGTTCACATTTTCTAAACAGTTATTTGCCCATACTATTATTTCCAGGAAATAAACACTCAATCATACACTTCTTAGAAAATATCCATTTTTTCGTATACATGTTTTATATATTTTGAAGATATTAAATTAAATTTAGCAATTCTATTTGTAAAATGATAAAATATCTTTGGACCAATTTTCAAAGTATTGATTAATTCTTTTAGGAAAAAGAAAACCGTAAAACACGTAAAGACTTTTCTATAAGATTAGTGGTAGTTGCTGACCATAAATAAACAAAGTAAGTTCCGACAAGCACCCACAAGAGGAAACTTTCTCTTAACAGAAATGATTAACATGGCTGTTCCCACCGGAAACGCCAATCTCTTTCTCCGGCCTCTCATCCTCGCCATCCTCTCCCTTCTTCTTCTTGCCTCTCCTTTCGTCTCCTCCGTGGAGATCGATTCCTCAGATCTCAAAGCTCTTCAAGTCATAGAAACAGAGCTCGGAGTCAACGGTCAACGCTCTTCTCCCTCTTCCAGTGATGCTAACCCTTGCGGTCGCGGAGGAGTTTCATGCGAGAGACGCCACTCCGACGCCACCGGAGGATACGTTCTCCGCGTCACGAGGCTCGTATACCGATCCCGGAGCTTGGCGGGAACCATCTCACCGGTCATCGGAATGTTATCGGAGCTCAAAGAACTCACTTTGTCTAACAACAAGCTGGTCGGTGGTCTTCCACTTGATGTCTTACACTGCAAGAAACTCGAAGTACTTGATGTACGAAACAACAGATTGTCCGGTCAGATTCCGGGAAACTTCTCCGGTTTGATCAATCTTAGAATTATAAATCTTTCTTCGAATAAATTCTCTGGGAACTTGAACTTCTTGAAGAATCTACCGAATCTCGAGAGTCTCTCCGTTGCAAACAATCTCTTCTCAGGCAAGATACCGGAGCCAGTTGTGCCCTTCCAAAATCTCCGGTTCTTTGATTTCTCAGAAAACCGGTTATTGGAAGGTCCGGTTCCGGTTATGAGTAAAATCAAGATATCTCCATACCAAACAAGACACATTCTTGCTGAAACTCCATCTACAAACTCAACGAAGAAACCCAACAACACCACCACCACAACAAAAGCGACAGCGTCACCTCCAAAAGACAAGAAAAAGAAGAAGAAAAAGAACAAAAAGAAGAAAGTAGTTGCATGGATCTTAGGGTTCGTAGTTGGAGGCATAGGCGGAATCTTCTCCGGAGTAGTCTTCTCGGTGATCTTCAGATTGATTCTCAAAGCAATAAGAGGACCAGAGAAACCCTCAGGTCCTTCTATCTTCAGCCCTTTGATCAAAAGAGCTGAAGACTTAGCTTTCTTGGAGAACGAAGAATCACTAGCCTCTCTAGAGCTCATTGGCAAAGGAGGCTGCGGAGAAGTTTTCAAAGCCGAACTACCCGGAAGCAACGGGAAGATCATAGCCGTCAAGAGAGTGACACAGCCCTCTAAAGACGCCACCGAACTCGTAGACGAAGAGTCCAGGTTTCTGAACAAGTACCTGAGGCAAATCAGGTCAGAGATCAACACGGTGGGTCAAATCCGGCACCGGAATCTTCTCCCGTTGCTAGCACACGTCCCGAGACCCGAGTGTCACTTCCTTGTCTACGAGTACATGAAGAACGGGAGCTTGCAAGATATACTAACCGAGGTTTCAGCTGGAAACAAAGAGCTGACGTGGCCAGCAAGGCACAAGCTTGCTTTAGGTATAGCTGCGGGGCTTGAGTATCTTCACATGGAGAGTAACCCTAGAATCATCCACCGAGACTTGAAGCCGGCTAACGTTCTTCTTGACGACGATATGGAGGCTAGAATCGCGGATTTCGGGTTGGCCAAGGCGATGCCTGATGCAGTCACGCACATTACAACCTCTAAGCTTTCAGGTACCGTGGGATACATAGCACCAGAGTATCATCAAACTCTCAAGTTTACGGACAAGTGTGACATCTATAGCTTTGGGGTGATTCTCGGAGTGCTGGTGATTGGGAAGCTTCCTTCTGATGAGTTTTTCCAGCATACTGATGAGATGAGTCTTATAAAGTGGATGAGGAAGGTACTAACATCGGAGAATCCAAGCCTAGCTATTGATCCGAAGCTGATGGAACAAGGGTTCGATGAACAGATGCTTCTTGTTCTGAAGATTGCTTTTTACTGTACTTTGGATGATCCGAAACAGAGGCCGAACAGCAGAGATGTCAAGACTATGCTGTCCCAGATCAAGCACTAGCTAGTGTCTCTCTATGATATGTAGTTTGCTTCTAAATATGTATGTTTACATTCCCTGGTATGAAATAATCATAACACTATAATGTTCGCTTGGCAGAAGCTTGTGATGAAGATGTATAATTAAAATGGATTTTAATCTTGTTTTATTAAACATTAATCACTAATCTGATACAATAAGCTTAGCTATCTAGACAAAGAAACGTTTTTGTCTTTTCTATAAGCAGCCGTTGAGAATCTCCCTCAGATTTTTTAGCTGTTCATGACTGCCTTCATGTTCTTCACACTAGAAATAATAAAAACTGAGTCAACACATGTTGAG
Proteins encoded in this window:
- the LOC106342053 gene encoding leucine-rich repeat receptor-like serine/threonine/tyrosine-protein kinase SOBIR1, with product MINMAVPTGNANLFLRPLILAILSLLLLASPFVSSVEIDSSDLKALQVIETELGVNGQRSSPSSSDANPCGRGGVSCERRHSDATGGYVLRVTRLVYRSRSLAGTISPVIGMLSELKELTLSNNKLVGGLPLDVLHCKKLEVLDVRNNRLSGQIPGNFSGLINLRIINLSSNKFSGNLNFLKNLPNLESLSVANNLFSGKIPEPVVPFQNLRFFDFSENRLLEGPVPVMSKIKISPYQTRHILAETPSTNSTKKPNNTTTTTKATASPPKDKKKKKKKNKKKKVVAWILGFVVGGIGGIFSGVVFSVIFRLILKAIRGPEKPSGPSIFSPLIKRAEDLAFLENEESLASLELIGKGGCGEVFKAELPGSNGKIIAVKRVTQPSKDATELVDEESRFLNKYLRQIRSEINTVGQIRHRNLLPLLAHVPRPECHFLVYEYMKNGSLQDILTEVSAGNKELTWPARHKLALGIAAGLEYLHMESNPRIIHRDLKPANVLLDDDMEARIADFGLAKAMPDAVTHITTSKLSGTVGYIAPEYHQTLKFTDKCDIYSFGVILGVLVIGKLPSDEFFQHTDEMSLIKWMRKVLTSENPSLAIDPKLMEQGFDEQMLLVLKIAFYCTLDDPKQRPNSRDVKTMLSQIKH